The following coding sequences are from one Triticum aestivum cultivar Chinese Spring chromosome 5A, IWGSC CS RefSeq v2.1, whole genome shotgun sequence window:
- the LOC123103049 gene encoding vegetative cell wall protein gp1 isoform X1 yields the protein MAAPPETQPPTSTPPGPDNKSVPSPPPRPASPAPLLRGRRSPNPWSTPILFCGQRPPSPRPARSFPAADGPPALWPAQSLLAAACPSSMDGLHRLPELVEVVPLTLDLQLQVTNDATKRKGPAKFSFFIF from the exons ATGGCGGCGCCGCCGGAGACCCAACCTCCAACCTCAACGCCACCAGGCCCCGATAACAAAAGCGTGCCATCACCACCCCCACGACCCGCGTCGCCGGCGCCCCTCCTCCGCGGCCGGCGCTCTCCCAACCCGTGGTCGACACCCATCCTCTTTTGCGGCCAGCGCCCTCCCTCCCCGCGGCCGGCGCGCTCCTTCCCCGCGGCTGACGGGCCTCCAGCTCTGTGGCCGGCGCAGTCCCTCCTCGCTGCAGCTTGCCCCTCCTCCATGGATGGCCTGCACCGGCTGCCGGAACTTGTTGAGGTGGTACCCTTAACCCTCGACCTTCAATTACAGGTCACCAACGACGCTACAAAGAGAAAG GGCCCTGCGAAgttcagtttttttattttctga
- the LOC123106835 gene encoding uncharacterized protein isoform X1: MTGVKEVFPEAEHRECMFHLVTNFKKKFHGKVFDDHLWAAAYSRNPYLFDKHWVAMETTKPAATACIRKWHNRLWSRSQFSTICKVDYVTNNLAESFNNWIKHHKSLNLDDLFDKARQLIMILWNRRRKVAKELDGLILPHIIKKLNAMTRELNLEVVESSEEVAKVTALGGSGFRFVVNLQEGTCSCRQWQVSGHPCKHALAFITSLSNAHIRHYVDLYFSIDKYRAAYAQLIPAMPDKTQWPKSDHGFFMHPPLLKATAGRRKTERYKGCGEKKRKSGQHLCPICKEYGHHWHKCKKGNPEDIAAMMAVREPPKKRTKTTKTAELSIVPCEDGVPTRMCFPPSKSLETTTKKRGKHANSSAGASKSKSLKNTNKKGKGGNLNRFDRRDQEPAQNIWSQFPLSFLRTAMKQMFL, translated from the exons ATGACAGGGGTGAAAGAAGTGTTCCCAGAGGCGGAACATAGGGAATGCATGTTTCACTTGGtgaccaacttcaagaagaagttCCATGGGAAGGTGTTTGATGACCACCTTTGGGCTGCTGCTTACTCACGGAACCCATATTTATTTGACAAACATTGGGTTGCTATGGAGACAACAAAGCCAGCTGCAACTGCATGTATAAGGAAGTGGCACAATAGGTTGTGGTCTAGGAGTCAATTCTCAACTATATGCAAGGTAGACTACGTAACCAACAACCTGGCCGAGAGCTTTAACAATTGGATTAAGCACCACAAGTCCTTGAACTTGGATGACCTCTTTGATAAGGCGAGACAATTGATTATGATATTGTGGAACCGAAGGAGAAAAGTAGCAAAGGAGTTAGATGGTTTGATTCTGCCCCACATAATTAAGAAGCTGAATGCAATGACCAGGGAATTAAACTTGGAGGTGGTAGAAAGCTCAGAAGAAGTGGCTAAAGTAACTGCATTAGGTGGTAGTGGCTTTAGGTTTGTGGTCAACTTGCAAGAGGGGACATGTTCTTGTCGACAATGGCAAGTTTCTGGCCATCCTTGCAAACATGCTCTTGCATTCATCACGTCACTTAGCAATGCACACATACGACACTATGTGGACTTGTATTTCTCCATTGACAAATATAGAGCAGCTTATGCCCAACTAATTCCAGCTATGCCGGACAAGACCCAATGGCCTAAATCTGACCATGGATTCTTCATGCATCCACCACTATTGAAGGCCACGGCTGGTAGGCGTAAAACTGAGAGGTACAAAGGTTGCGGTGAGAAGAAAAGGAAAAGTGGTCAACACTTATGCCCTATTTGTAAGGAATATGGGCATCATTGGCACAAATGTAAGAAGGGAAATCCAGAGGACATTGCTGCAATGATGGCTgtgag agaaccaccaaagaaaaggaCAAAGACAACCAAAACAGCTGAGTTATCCATTGTGCCTTGCGAAGATGGAGTACCAACAAGAATGTGTTTTCCCCCAAG CAAAAGCTTGGAAACTACAACCAAAAAAAGGGGGAAACATGCTAACTCTAGTGCTGGAGCATCAAAAAG CAAAAGCTTGAAGAATacaaacaaaaagggaaaagggggaaatcTGAATCGGTTCGATCGAAGAG ATCAAGAACCGGCTCAAAACATCTGGAGCCAATTTCCATTGAGTTTCCTACGCACGGCGATGAAACAAATGTTCCTGTGA
- the LOC123103049 gene encoding vegetative cell wall protein gp1 isoform X2, which translates to MAAPPETQPPTSTPPGPDNKSVPSPPPRPASPAPLLRGRRSPNPWSTPILFCGQRPPSPRPARSFPAADGPPALWPAQSLLAAACPSSMDGLHRLPELVEVVPLTLDLQLQVTNDATKRKK; encoded by the exons ATGGCGGCGCCGCCGGAGACCCAACCTCCAACCTCAACGCCACCAGGCCCCGATAACAAAAGCGTGCCATCACCACCCCCACGACCCGCGTCGCCGGCGCCCCTCCTCCGCGGCCGGCGCTCTCCCAACCCGTGGTCGACACCCATCCTCTTTTGCGGCCAGCGCCCTCCCTCCCCGCGGCCGGCGCGCTCCTTCCCCGCGGCTGACGGGCCTCCAGCTCTGTGGCCGGCGCAGTCCCTCCTCGCTGCAGCTTGCCCCTCCTCCATGGATGGCCTGCACCGGCTGCCGGAACTTGTTGAGGTGGTACCCTTAACCCTCGACCTTCAATTACAGGTCACCAACGACGCTACAAAGAGAAAG AAATAG
- the LOC123106835 gene encoding glycine-rich protein 1-like isoform X2: MAQGVAAGGGSSTTAGAGASTAADGDPGTADGGQGGAGDGSSVRSAAGGHGAAMQHFPMSSAAGAGHGDVAGGAGHGDAARLGVDAGLGHGAAADLEGEPPKKRTKTTKTAELSIVPCEDGVPTRMCFPPSKSLETTTKKRGKHANSSAGASKSKSLKNTNKKGKGGNLNRFDRRDQEPAQNIWSQFPLSFLRTAMKQMFL, encoded by the exons ATGGCTCAAGGGGTGGCTGCGGGCGGAGGATCAAGCACGACTGCGGGCGCCGGAGCAAGCACCGCGGCGGACGGCGACCCAGGCACGGCGGACGGTGGCCAAGGCGGGGCTGGGGATGGCTCGTCGGTGAGGTCCGCTGCTGGCGGCCATGGCGCGGCTATGCAGCACTTCCCGATGAGCTCAGCTGCGGGCGCAGGCCATGGCGATGTTGCGGGCGGTGCAGGCCATGGCGATGCTGCAAGGTTGGGCGTGGATGCAGGCTTGGGCCACGGTGCGGCTGCAGACTTAGAAGG agaaccaccaaagaaaaggaCAAAGACAACCAAAACAGCTGAGTTATCCATTGTGCCTTGCGAAGATGGAGTACCAACAAGAATGTGTTTTCCCCCAAG CAAAAGCTTGGAAACTACAACCAAAAAAAGGGGGAAACATGCTAACTCTAGTGCTGGAGCATCAAAAAG CAAAAGCTTGAAGAATacaaacaaaaagggaaaagggggaaatcTGAATCGGTTCGATCGAAGAG ATCAAGAACCGGCTCAAAACATCTGGAGCCAATTTCCATTGAGTTTCCTACGCACGGCGATGAAACAAATGTTCCTGTGA